From a single Entelurus aequoreus isolate RoL-2023_Sb linkage group LG12, RoL_Eaeq_v1.1, whole genome shotgun sequence genomic region:
- the LOC133662876 gene encoding uncharacterized protein LOC133662876, with protein sequence MRPGFIGTKEKACPAFQQSTAIAPLSSPRNSHVTSDSAGHSEDELLNTAEANQSERHCEGSHLANLQREQTGSQANTAIPLVQRSHRRPVTSETVNENCKSLLDSPISSKKTNANYHPTQQPLHISPRALDFGQMRAQNLDFAPSTAGGKPMCSPTLKCGHSPRRGQKPPTDEQIQSVIEERLAYFITLNNSDHGSAATPKECQEVMMKVTATSTKHQEQPIVTKRRPCFKVSNGSLRNQNKSFGSNMSNKQERCQDAHAKPVKFAESEGERTSTVQSIKEAQYEDISDDDGATKYVAKTPQYEDISDDETFEMPSPTESRMSPIQSDTYPQQGQTDAYCVIPLHLLSLKYEAPKDQCDVDEGATKETREQGQPAPASIPSSVPSPSGLEVYDSSETYQQVNAMQFAEHFAVLEDEMDEKKETFQKECLSSADLDSSETEDSCDYSSGSEHNYMTVSKHLLKRSAPSCSKVVHSEHKTTVEHRQTSAGFKEHKHKANELTDNVITNKILIVDSSDDENDVQLIDTTDSLHVQIRTSRSITPGCGISLDCNGKKHPRNKRFSSGSLDITDDILVPQKKASIENVL encoded by the exons ATGCGTCCTGGATTTATAGGCACTAAAGAAAAGGCCTGTCCTGCGTTCCAACAATCGACTGCCATTGCTCCGCTCTCCTCACCTCGGAACAGTCATGTTACAAGTGATTCAGCGGGTCACTCGGAGGACGAATTACTCAACACCGCGGAAGCAAATCAGTCTGAGCGACACTGTGAAGGCAGTCATCTAGCCAACCTTCAACGGGAGCAGACTGGAAGCCAAGCAAACACAGCAATTCCACTGGTCCAGAGATCTCACCGACGACCAGTGACATCAGAGACGGTCAATGAAAATTGCAAATCACTTTTAGATTCTCCCATTTCATCAAAGAAGACAAATGCTAACTACCACCCAACGCAGCAGCCATTGCATATTTCACCGAGGGCTTTGGATTTTGGACAAATGAGAGCGCAAAATCTCGACTTTGCCCCTTCAACTGCTGGTGGGAAACCGATGTGTTCGCCCACATTAAAATGTGGACATTCGCCAAGACGAGGACAAAAGCCACCAACAGATGAACAAATACAATCCGTGATTGAAGAAAGGCTTGCATACTTTATAACTCTAAACAACAGTGATCATGGATCTGCAGCCACTCCCAAAG AATGTCAGGAAGTGATGATGAAAGTCACCGCGACCTCCACCAAGCATCAAGAGCAGCCAATTGTGACAAAGCGCCGCCCTTGTTTCAAGGTCAGCAATGGCTCACTACGAAATCAAAATAAGTCGTTTGGCTCCAATATGAGCAATAAACAAGAACGTTGCCAGGATGCTCATGCCAAGCCAGTCAAATTTGCTGAAAGTGAGGGTGAGAGGACATCCACTGTACAAAGTATAAAGGAAGCACAATACGAAGACATTTCCGATGATGATGGAGCCACAAAGTATGTTGCAAAAACGCCCCAGTACGAAGACATTAGTGATGATGAAACATTTGAGATGCCATCACCGACTGAATCCAGAATGTCACCAATACAAAGTGACACCTACCCACAGCAGGGCCAGACTGATGCTTATTGTGTTATTCCTCTACACCTTTTGTCCCTGAAATATGAAGCCCCAAAAGACCAGTGTGATGTTGATGAAGGTGCAACAAAAGAGACTAGGGAGCAAGGTCAACCAGCGCCAGCTTCGATACCATCATCAGTCCCCTCGCCTTCAGGTTTAGAGGTCTACGACTCGTCAGAAACGTACCAACAGGTCAACGCGATGCAATTTGCCGAGCATTTCGCAGTGCTTGAGGACGAAATGGATGAGAAGAAAGAAACCTTTCAGAAGGAGTGTCTTTCATCCGCTGATCTTGACAGCAGTGAAACTGAAGACAGTTGTGATTACTCCTCTGGATCAGAGCACAACTATATGACCGTGTCGAAGCATCTGCTGAAAAGATCAGCACCGTCGTGTTCTAAGGTTGTCCATTCTGAGCACAAAACTACGGTGGAACATCGACAAACATCTGCGGGTTTTAAGGAGCATAAACACAAAGCCAACGAACTAACCGACAACGTGATAACAAATAAGATCCTTATCGTCGATTCATCAGATGATGAAAATGATGTGCAACTGATTGACACCACAGATTCTCTGCATGTCCAAATCCGTACCAGCAGATCTATCACACCAGGATGTGGCATCAGCCTGGACTGTAATGGGAAAAAACATCCCAGGAACAAAAGATTCTCCTCTGGGTCACTGGACATCACGGACGACATTTTGGTTCCACAGAAAAAAGCATCAATTGAAAACGTCCTGTGA